The genomic stretch TCCGGGCGGCGATCTCGCCGCGATTGGCGATCAGGACAGTGTCGAAGCGGCGCCCTGTGGCGAGAGAATGTTCCGATGGTTCCGGCATCAGGCAATCTCCGCCAGCAGATCGCCGGTCTCGACCTCGCCGCCGTCGATGTCAGTCAAGCCGACAATGCGTCCCGCCCGCGGCGCGGTGATCGTGTTGAAGACCTTCATGGCTTCGACGATGAAAAGGGTCTGCCCCTCCTCCACCTCGTCGCCGATCACGACAAATGGCGGCTCCCCCGGCGCCGGGGCGCGGTGCAAAACGCCGAAGACCGGCGCCTTCACCGCCTGGGAGAGTTTCTCGGCATTCGAAGGCGTGTCCGCGGCAGAGCTTGGCATCGATAGCGGCTTTTGCCCGGCTTCAGCAGCAGAGGAGGCCACGTCCGGCAACGAACGGAAAATCCGAACCGTCACGTCCCTTTCCGTCACGGTCAGCTCGGTAATGTTCGATCGTCCGACAAAGTCGATCAGCGTCTTGATCTTCGAGAGGTCCATCTGCGTGCTCGGAATTCCAAAATTCCGCCGCGCAAAGCTGAGGTTTCAGATCGCCCGGCGTTGTGAATTTCGTAGCACGACGTGCCGACTGATGGGGTCAGACGAAGTTTTGATGGAGCGCAATCCGCGCCCCACGGATATCTTGCCGGATGTTCCCAAGAAGACGGTGGCTGGCCGAGTCAGACCATTGGCTCTCGAATTGAGCGTGATCTCTCCGGAGTCAGACGATCAAAAGCTTTTGTATGGCACTCTTCTGGCCATTCAGTTCTATCACGACCCACAACGGTGGGTCGGGCGGCTGTTTAGTAGTATCGGTAGGCTTGGCGCCAAGCGCCGGCAGGGCGATGACTGGCCACACCTTGTCCGTAGTTGTAGCAGAATCATCTGGAAGAACTTCGACATTAACTCTACCGGTGCCGTCCTCCTTGGTGGCTACATATACATCCATCCCCTCACCAAAGCCGGAGCCTATGATTCTAAAGGGAGTTCGAACAAGTAATGGAGCAGCTACGGTCTCGGGCTCGAGGCGTTCGATATTAACTTTAGGGTTCGCGGCGGGCATATGATCCTCCCTTGTCCGTCTTTACGTTGGATTAGTCGTTGTCGCCTGATCTTCGAGGAATGAACCCGCCTGATCTTGACATCACGCCACCTGAACGGGACAGGGCCCCGCCCGATCTGGACATTGCGCCGCTCGCCATTCCTCGGGGGTCAGAAGAAACCTCGGCCGACAGAAGGATTTGCTCAAGGGTTCCTGTTTCAGCATCGAGTCTCATCGAGACGTCGCCCTTGTCATAGATCCAGACCCTCATGTCTTTGGCGAGTGCTCCGAGCTGGGAACCAAGGCCGGTTCGCGCACTCGAACCAGGGGCGCGATACAATCTGTCATACTCGATGTCACCGCCCACGTTCCTTGGCGGTGGATCGTCAGGATCGGCTCCTGGGCCGTGGACAACGAAGATCGCTGGTCGACCAAGTTCAATGAACGCTCCCTCGAAGGAGAAAGCATAGATTCGCGCCAGAACCGCGTCGGCTGCACCAAGCTGGTCTCTGAGGAAGTTATTTCTTCCCGCTATTGGTACGCTTAGATTCTGGTAAATAGGGCCGCCTCTGAGAATTAGATCACTTAGGG from Rhizobium lentis encodes the following:
- a CDS encoding acetyl-CoA carboxylase biotin carboxyl carrier protein, with protein sequence MDLSKIKTLIDFVGRSNITELTVTERDVTVRIFRSLPDVASSAAEAGQKPLSMPSSAADTPSNAEKLSQAVKAPVFGVLHRAPAPGEPPFVVIGDEVEEGQTLFIVEAMKVFNTITAPRAGRIVGLTDIDGGEVETGDLLAEIA